The following proteins come from a genomic window of Populus nigra chromosome 6, ddPopNigr1.1, whole genome shotgun sequence:
- the LOC133695898 gene encoding uncharacterized protein LOC133695898 isoform X2: protein MDGYQQQQQLHGYMRPPPPQQQQQQQQQQVPPSAADPYHYYHQHQPRPPVPPQPQGSTTWYSNHFQYHPPQPQPPPPPPPSHSTSPPPPQQWPVPPPPSSSYPYPTHLPPQSHNFPPPRPHVPPPTQPYSQEWGNPNWGQHQAWEYPAANNHVEDWAAKARAWAAAKKGSPDDQHPQSQFTPVGRSEEQSWYYDQYPQTVDTHYQGLQQHPFPATGYQQFPVSGTPLHQPPVAYPQENASFKMGQSSYVSDRPLPYTGGAASSITSPSVHQQEVPSSYSSVTGKEETEGPKEQLYKSLPLAISSAQEGQHHIPPSLPAAGRSVLTEQPFAYSNQASNPTADLSNQPLEFAPGFNSDQDPHVQSSYAAHHDSAGTVKSFGPAAPMPSISSWNPAVTTGVVYPPIPPVFPPGPQDPTISVPSSVSGHAAPPFGNFPGTSFQATISPVGVPYGLGAGNALHPTGGFADAYGVSNVSERPKKSSVPNWLKEEIIKNAPVMMRPSLEHPREETQSIEDEGVEKSFGKGNQAGSKSIDSPSSTEEKDDDEDYAEAARTAAINQEIKRILTEVLLKVTDELFDEIATKVLEEDDLMVEVEHQPAASNQKVSSPSHPAISTLKASAKVLVPVGNKEFENEDVNEKSSSSSPGNVLGLANYASDEDDDEIQSSSVSNSRKNSVVQPLAIPEIAEDNDAAENGNSQVELVKNTGATNLESDLSKTSSTGSDNKINGAFSEVSEHVHSEVVFGARHVEISVNGEEKIESNNKAASKATIGEHAKMKSEPLGESLSVEKSVVDYSHTRGTRVRSDQDSRHETRSSGSRADEKGDDGHRRQDGKHLSKEKTDDLNGSKEKKKERNDKTGASAKEPESRRRSSHPEVKEDRKEEEKPHRSSAKENAIRKRDRTKEKEEDKARHKPTSDSIKHKRTRSSSISSRGRNCKDNDSSDEASDPKRKHSRKRRSSPSPVRSRRRQVSRSPHSKHSQRRHSPYSSFETTRRRSRSQSPVRRHK, encoded by the exons ATGGACGGTTaccaacagcagcagcagcttcacGGATACATGAGACCGCCACCAccacagcaacagcaacagcaacagcaacaacaagtGCCACCATCGGCGGCGGATCCTTACCACTACTACCACCAGCACCAGCCAAGACCACCAGTTCCTCCACAACCGCAAGGAAGCACTACATGGTACTCCAACCATTTCCAATACCATCCACCACAGCCACagccaccgccaccgccaccaccATCCCACTCTACATCTCCTCCACCTCCCCAGCAGTGGCCTGTACCTCCTCCTCCCTCTTCTTCATATCCTTATCCTACGCACCTTCCCCCTCAAAGCCACAACTTCCCTCCTCCTCGCCCCCACGTGCCTCCACCAACACAACCTTACTCTCAG gaatGGGGGAATCCTAATTGGGGACAGCACCAAGCTTGGGAATATCCAGCAG CTAATAACCATGTGGAGGATTGGGCTGCTAAGGCCAGAGCATGGGCAGCTGCGAAAAAAGGGTCACCTGACGACCAGCATCCTCAGTCTCAGTTTACACCAGTTGGCAGATCAGAAGAACAAAGTTGGTATTATGACCAGTATCCGCAAACTGTCGATACTCATTATCAAGGTCTTCAGCAGCATCCATTTCCTGCAACGGGCTATCAACAGTTTCCAGTTTCAGGCACTCCTTTGCACCAGCCACCGGTAGCTTATCCACAGGAGAATGCATCTTTCAAGATGGGACAATCTTCATATGTTTCTGATAGGCCCCTACCCTACACTGGTGGGGCTGCATCTTCGATTACAAGTCCGTCTGTTCATCAGCAGGAGGTACCTTCTAGTTATTCTTCTGTTACag GTAAAGAAGAGACTGAAGGTCCAAAGGAGCAGCTTTACAAATCATTGCCTTTGGCCATTTCCTCTGCTCAAGAAGGGCAGCATCATATCCCACCATCACTGCCTGCTGCTGGTAGATCAGTTTTGACCGAGCAGCCTTTTGCATACAGCAATCAGGCATCTAATCCCACAGCCGACCTCAGTAACCAGCCTTTGGAATTTGCACCTGGTTTCAACTCTGATCAAGATCCTCATGTACAATCAAGCTATGCTGCACATCATGATTCAGCAGGAACTGTGAAAAGCTTTGGCCCTGCTGCACCCATGCCTTCAATTAGTTCCTGGAATCCTGCTGTTACAACTGGTGTAGTTTATCCCCCAATTCCTCCAGTTTTTCCACCAGGGCctcag GATCCTACCATATCTGTGCCTTCTTCTGTTTCTGGGCATGCTGCACCACCATTTGGAAACTTTCCTGGAACAAGTTTTCAGGCCACAATTTCACCAGTTGGTGTGCCATATGGTCTTGGTGCAGGAAATGCACTTCATCCTACTGGAGGCTTCGCAGATGCTTATGGGGTTTCTAATGTTTCTGAACGCCCAAAAAAG TCTTCTGTGCCTAATTGGCttaaagaagaaataattaagaatGCCCCTGTCATGATGAGGCCTTCTCTAGAGCATCCTAGAGAGGAAACACAATCTATTGAGGATGAAGGTGTTGAAAAATCATTTGGAAAGGGTAATCAAGCAGGTAGCAAAAGCATCGATTCCCCAAGTTCTACTGAAGAAAAGGATGATGATGAG GATTATGCCGAAGCAGCCAGGACTGCAGCTATTAACCAGGAAATCAAACGTATCCTAACTGAAGTTCTTTTGAAG GTTACTGATGAGCTGTTTGATGAAATTGCAACGAAAGTTCTTGAGGAAGATGATCTGATGGTTGAAG TTGAGCACCAACCAGCTGCTTCAAATCAAAAGGTATCATCCCCATCTCACCCAGCTATCTCAACTCTAAAGGCTTCTGCAAAGGTTCTAGTTCCTGTTGGAAACAAGGAATTTGAGAATGAAGATGTCAATGAAAAATCTAGTTCCAGCTCCCCTGGAAATGTTTTGGGTCTCGCTAACTATGCCTCTGacgaagatgatgatgaaatcCAGAGTTCCAGTGTATCAAATTCGAGGAAAAATTCTGTGGTTCAACCATTGGCCATTCCAGAGATTGCTGAAGATAATGATGCAGCTGAAAATGGCAATTCACAAGTAGAACTTGTAAAGAACACTGGAGCTACAAATTTAGAGAGTGATCTGAGCAAAACAAGTTCAACTGGGTctgataataaaatcaatggTGCTTTTAGTGAGGTGAGCGAGCATGTGCATTCTGAGGTGGTCTTTGGAGCCAGACATGTTGAAATTAGTGTcaatggagaagaaaaaatagaaagcaaTAACAAGGCTGCATCCAAAGCTACAATTGGAGAACATGCCAAAATGAAATCTGAACCACTTGGTGAGAGTCTCAGTGTGGAAAAATCTGTGGTCGATTATTCTCATACTAGGGGTACCAGGGTGAGGTCAGATCAAGACAGTCGACATGAAACTAGAAGTAGTGGGAGTAGGGCAGATGAGAAGGGGGATGATGGTCACAGGAGACAGGATGGAAAGCATCTAAGCAAGGAAAAAACAGATGATCTGAATGgctcaaaagagaaaaagaaagagcgaAATGATAAGACAGGAGCTAGTGCAAAGGAACCAGAATCAAGAAGAAGGTCATCTCATCCTGAAGTCAAGGAGGACaggaaagaggaagaaaaacccCACAGATCTAGTGCCAAAGAAAATGCCATCAGAAAGAGAGACCGCACAAAGGAAAAGGAGGAAGACAAAGCAAGACATAAACCTACCAGTGATTCAATCAAGCACAAGAGAACACGCTCCTCATCAATCAGCAGTAGGGGTAGAAACTGCAAGGACAATGATTCTAGTGATGAAGCTTCAGATCCTAAGAG GAAACATTCAAGGAAACGGCGTTCTTCACCATCACCTGTCAGATCTAGAAGAAG ACAAGTATCGCGGTCACCTCATAGCAAGCATTCCCAGCGCAGGCATTCTCCCTACTCTTCTTTTGAGACCACAAG GAGGAGATCAAGATCCCAATCACCTGTCAGGCGGCACAAATGA
- the LOC133695898 gene encoding uncharacterized protein LOC133695898 isoform X1 — protein MDGYQQQQQLHGYMRPPPPQQQQQQQQQQVPPSAADPYHYYHQHQPRPPVPPQPQGSTTWYSNHFQYHPPQPQPPPPPPPSHSTSPPPPQQWPVPPPPSSSYPYPTHLPPQSHNFPPPRPHVPPPTQPYSQEWGNPNWGQHQAWEYPAAANNHVEDWAAKARAWAAAKKGSPDDQHPQSQFTPVGRSEEQSWYYDQYPQTVDTHYQGLQQHPFPATGYQQFPVSGTPLHQPPVAYPQENASFKMGQSSYVSDRPLPYTGGAASSITSPSVHQQEVPSSYSSVTGKEETEGPKEQLYKSLPLAISSAQEGQHHIPPSLPAAGRSVLTEQPFAYSNQASNPTADLSNQPLEFAPGFNSDQDPHVQSSYAAHHDSAGTVKSFGPAAPMPSISSWNPAVTTGVVYPPIPPVFPPGPQDPTISVPSSVSGHAAPPFGNFPGTSFQATISPVGVPYGLGAGNALHPTGGFADAYGVSNVSERPKKSSVPNWLKEEIIKNAPVMMRPSLEHPREETQSIEDEGVEKSFGKGNQAGSKSIDSPSSTEEKDDDEDYAEAARTAAINQEIKRILTEVLLKVTDELFDEIATKVLEEDDLMVEVEHQPAASNQKVSSPSHPAISTLKASAKVLVPVGNKEFENEDVNEKSSSSSPGNVLGLANYASDEDDDEIQSSSVSNSRKNSVVQPLAIPEIAEDNDAAENGNSQVELVKNTGATNLESDLSKTSSTGSDNKINGAFSEVSEHVHSEVVFGARHVEISVNGEEKIESNNKAASKATIGEHAKMKSEPLGESLSVEKSVVDYSHTRGTRVRSDQDSRHETRSSGSRADEKGDDGHRRQDGKHLSKEKTDDLNGSKEKKKERNDKTGASAKEPESRRRSSHPEVKEDRKEEEKPHRSSAKENAIRKRDRTKEKEEDKARHKPTSDSIKHKRTRSSSISSRGRNCKDNDSSDEASDPKRKHSRKRRSSPSPVRSRRRQVSRSPHSKHSQRRHSPYSSFETTRRRSRSQSPVRRHK, from the exons ATGGACGGTTaccaacagcagcagcagcttcacGGATACATGAGACCGCCACCAccacagcaacagcaacagcaacagcaacaacaagtGCCACCATCGGCGGCGGATCCTTACCACTACTACCACCAGCACCAGCCAAGACCACCAGTTCCTCCACAACCGCAAGGAAGCACTACATGGTACTCCAACCATTTCCAATACCATCCACCACAGCCACagccaccgccaccgccaccaccATCCCACTCTACATCTCCTCCACCTCCCCAGCAGTGGCCTGTACCTCCTCCTCCCTCTTCTTCATATCCTTATCCTACGCACCTTCCCCCTCAAAGCCACAACTTCCCTCCTCCTCGCCCCCACGTGCCTCCACCAACACAACCTTACTCTCAG gaatGGGGGAATCCTAATTGGGGACAGCACCAAGCTTGGGAATATCCAGCAG CAGCTAATAACCATGTGGAGGATTGGGCTGCTAAGGCCAGAGCATGGGCAGCTGCGAAAAAAGGGTCACCTGACGACCAGCATCCTCAGTCTCAGTTTACACCAGTTGGCAGATCAGAAGAACAAAGTTGGTATTATGACCAGTATCCGCAAACTGTCGATACTCATTATCAAGGTCTTCAGCAGCATCCATTTCCTGCAACGGGCTATCAACAGTTTCCAGTTTCAGGCACTCCTTTGCACCAGCCACCGGTAGCTTATCCACAGGAGAATGCATCTTTCAAGATGGGACAATCTTCATATGTTTCTGATAGGCCCCTACCCTACACTGGTGGGGCTGCATCTTCGATTACAAGTCCGTCTGTTCATCAGCAGGAGGTACCTTCTAGTTATTCTTCTGTTACag GTAAAGAAGAGACTGAAGGTCCAAAGGAGCAGCTTTACAAATCATTGCCTTTGGCCATTTCCTCTGCTCAAGAAGGGCAGCATCATATCCCACCATCACTGCCTGCTGCTGGTAGATCAGTTTTGACCGAGCAGCCTTTTGCATACAGCAATCAGGCATCTAATCCCACAGCCGACCTCAGTAACCAGCCTTTGGAATTTGCACCTGGTTTCAACTCTGATCAAGATCCTCATGTACAATCAAGCTATGCTGCACATCATGATTCAGCAGGAACTGTGAAAAGCTTTGGCCCTGCTGCACCCATGCCTTCAATTAGTTCCTGGAATCCTGCTGTTACAACTGGTGTAGTTTATCCCCCAATTCCTCCAGTTTTTCCACCAGGGCctcag GATCCTACCATATCTGTGCCTTCTTCTGTTTCTGGGCATGCTGCACCACCATTTGGAAACTTTCCTGGAACAAGTTTTCAGGCCACAATTTCACCAGTTGGTGTGCCATATGGTCTTGGTGCAGGAAATGCACTTCATCCTACTGGAGGCTTCGCAGATGCTTATGGGGTTTCTAATGTTTCTGAACGCCCAAAAAAG TCTTCTGTGCCTAATTGGCttaaagaagaaataattaagaatGCCCCTGTCATGATGAGGCCTTCTCTAGAGCATCCTAGAGAGGAAACACAATCTATTGAGGATGAAGGTGTTGAAAAATCATTTGGAAAGGGTAATCAAGCAGGTAGCAAAAGCATCGATTCCCCAAGTTCTACTGAAGAAAAGGATGATGATGAG GATTATGCCGAAGCAGCCAGGACTGCAGCTATTAACCAGGAAATCAAACGTATCCTAACTGAAGTTCTTTTGAAG GTTACTGATGAGCTGTTTGATGAAATTGCAACGAAAGTTCTTGAGGAAGATGATCTGATGGTTGAAG TTGAGCACCAACCAGCTGCTTCAAATCAAAAGGTATCATCCCCATCTCACCCAGCTATCTCAACTCTAAAGGCTTCTGCAAAGGTTCTAGTTCCTGTTGGAAACAAGGAATTTGAGAATGAAGATGTCAATGAAAAATCTAGTTCCAGCTCCCCTGGAAATGTTTTGGGTCTCGCTAACTATGCCTCTGacgaagatgatgatgaaatcCAGAGTTCCAGTGTATCAAATTCGAGGAAAAATTCTGTGGTTCAACCATTGGCCATTCCAGAGATTGCTGAAGATAATGATGCAGCTGAAAATGGCAATTCACAAGTAGAACTTGTAAAGAACACTGGAGCTACAAATTTAGAGAGTGATCTGAGCAAAACAAGTTCAACTGGGTctgataataaaatcaatggTGCTTTTAGTGAGGTGAGCGAGCATGTGCATTCTGAGGTGGTCTTTGGAGCCAGACATGTTGAAATTAGTGTcaatggagaagaaaaaatagaaagcaaTAACAAGGCTGCATCCAAAGCTACAATTGGAGAACATGCCAAAATGAAATCTGAACCACTTGGTGAGAGTCTCAGTGTGGAAAAATCTGTGGTCGATTATTCTCATACTAGGGGTACCAGGGTGAGGTCAGATCAAGACAGTCGACATGAAACTAGAAGTAGTGGGAGTAGGGCAGATGAGAAGGGGGATGATGGTCACAGGAGACAGGATGGAAAGCATCTAAGCAAGGAAAAAACAGATGATCTGAATGgctcaaaagagaaaaagaaagagcgaAATGATAAGACAGGAGCTAGTGCAAAGGAACCAGAATCAAGAAGAAGGTCATCTCATCCTGAAGTCAAGGAGGACaggaaagaggaagaaaaacccCACAGATCTAGTGCCAAAGAAAATGCCATCAGAAAGAGAGACCGCACAAAGGAAAAGGAGGAAGACAAAGCAAGACATAAACCTACCAGTGATTCAATCAAGCACAAGAGAACACGCTCCTCATCAATCAGCAGTAGGGGTAGAAACTGCAAGGACAATGATTCTAGTGATGAAGCTTCAGATCCTAAGAG GAAACATTCAAGGAAACGGCGTTCTTCACCATCACCTGTCAGATCTAGAAGAAG ACAAGTATCGCGGTCACCTCATAGCAAGCATTCCCAGCGCAGGCATTCTCCCTACTCTTCTTTTGAGACCACAAG GAGGAGATCAAGATCCCAATCACCTGTCAGGCGGCACAAATGA
- the LOC133697087 gene encoding ABC transporter B family member 26, chloroplastic isoform X2 gives MCCSWNLQVKIFGIRGCCFGIANMILVKRMRETLYSALLLQDISFFDNETVGDLTSRLGSDCQQVSRVIGNDLNLILRNVLQGTGALIYLIILSWKLGSFTLLICTTLAAVMLIYGQYQKKAAKLTQEFTASANEVAQETFSLMRTVRIYGTEKVELGRYKLWLEKLANISLRQSAAYGFWNLSFNTLYHSTQVIAVLVGGTSILAGHITAEQLTKFILYSEWLIYSTWWVGDNLSSLMQSIGASEKVFQLMDLLPSDQFLSKGLKLQRLMGHIEFVNVAFYYPSREMVPVLRHVNISVHPGEVLAIVGLSGSGKSTIVNLLLRLYEPTNGQILIDGFSLGELDIKWLRERIGYVGQEPKLFHMDISSNIRYGCTRDITQEDVEWAAKQAYAHEFISSLPSGYKTLVDDDLLSGGQKQRIAIARAILRDPAILILDEATSALDAESEHNVKGVLRAVRSESMAKRTVIVIAHRLSTIQAADRIVVMDGGQVVEMGSHRELLHQDGLYARLNRRQADAVA, from the exons ATGTGTTGTAGCTGGAATTTGCAGGTTAAAATCTT TGGAATACGGGGTTGTTGTTTTGGCATTGCAAATATGATCCTG GTGAAGCGAATGAGGGAAACATTATATTCTGCTCTTCTTCTCCAG GATATATCATTTTTTGACAATGAAACAGTCGGTGATTTGACAAGCAGGCTTGGGTCAGATTGTCAGCAAGTGTCTCgtgttattggcaatgatcttAATTTGATCTTGCGCAATGTCCTACAG GGTACAGGTGCATTGATCTACTTGATAATTTTGTCCTGGAAACTTGGTTCATTCACACTGTTGATATGCACAACTTTAGCAGCAGTGATGCTGATCTACGGCCA GTACCAGAAGAAGGCCGCAAAGTTGACTCAAGAGTTCACTGCTTCTGCTAATGAA GTGGCGCAAGAGACATTCTCTTTGATGAGGACAGTTCGTATTTATGGAACAGAAAAAGTTGAACTTGGAAG GTACAAGCTGTGGCTGGAGAAATTGGCTAATATAAGCTTGCGACAAAGTGCTGCGTATGGATTTTGGAATTTGAGTTTCAACACTCTTTATCACTCAACTCAg gtcaTTGCGGTGCTAGTAGGAGGAACGTCTATTCTGGCTGGTCATATTACGGCAGAGCAACTTacaaagtttatattatacagcGAATGGCTGATATATTCTACATGGTGGGTAGGGGATAATTTATCATCCCTAATGCAATCCATTGGGGCAAGTGAAAAGGTCTTCCAATTGATGGATCTATTGCCAAGCGACCAATTCTTATCAAAAG GATTAAAGTTGCAAAGGCTGATGGGACATATAGAGTTTGTAAATGTGGCTTTCTACTATCCTTCAAGAGAAATG GTTCCTGTACTGCGACATGTAAACATTTCAGTGCATCCTGGTGAAGTGCTTGCAATT GTTGGTCTTAGTGGAAGTGGGAAAAGCACCATAGTGAATCTGCTGCTTCGCCTTTATGAGCCAACAAATGGTCAG ATTTTAATTGATGGCTTCTCTCTTGGAGAGTTGGATATCAAGTGGTTAAGGGAGCGGATTGGATATGTTGGGCAG GAACCAAAACTATTCCACATGGATATCAGTTCAAACATTAGATATGGATGTACACGGGATATAACGCAGGAGGATGTTGAGTGGGCTGCAAAGCAGGCATATGCTCATGAGTTCATTTCGTCTCTTCCCAGTGGTTACAAAACACTTGTTGATGATGATCTGCTCAGTGGGGGTCAGAAGCAGCGAATTGCCATTGCTCGTGCTATTCTTCGGGACCCAGCCATTTTGATCCTTGATGAAGCCACTAGTGCACTGGATGCAGAGAGCGAGCACAATGTTAAG GGTGTACTTCGTGCTGTTAGAAGTGAATCAATGGCAAAGAGAACTGTAATTGTTATTGCACACAG GCTCTCCACCATTCAAGCTGCTGACCGGATAGTGGTAATGGATGGTGGTCAAGTTGTTGAG ATGGGCAGTCACAGGGAACTTCTCCATCAGGATGGGTTATATGCACGATTGAATAGACGACAGGCTGACGCTGTGGCATGA
- the LOC133697087 gene encoding ABC transporter B family member 26, chloroplastic isoform X1 translates to MAVLICSSNVNLIKPRLLSSPHHHKYKQRRLIRTCRNLVRLDTGTGFQFSLHNNNNNRRRPLPPKSSSSSSSSSVNGYGSNIEQYYGSEQRVEREEGVELNERIRRFIEFLPSILPGGNWWSFSDEADIKILAKPVTVWRALTRMWHLVAQDRWVIFAAFTALIVAALSEISVPHFLTASIFSAQTATVAVFHRNVRLLVALCVVAGICSGIRGCCFGIANMILVKRMRETLYSALLLQDISFFDNETVGDLTSRLGSDCQQVSRVIGNDLNLILRNVLQGTGALIYLIILSWKLGSFTLLICTTLAAVMLIYGQYQKKAAKLTQEFTASANEVAQETFSLMRTVRIYGTEKVELGRYKLWLEKLANISLRQSAAYGFWNLSFNTLYHSTQVIAVLVGGTSILAGHITAEQLTKFILYSEWLIYSTWWVGDNLSSLMQSIGASEKVFQLMDLLPSDQFLSKGLKLQRLMGHIEFVNVAFYYPSREMVPVLRHVNISVHPGEVLAIVGLSGSGKSTIVNLLLRLYEPTNGQILIDGFSLGELDIKWLRERIGYVGQEPKLFHMDISSNIRYGCTRDITQEDVEWAAKQAYAHEFISSLPSGYKTLVDDDLLSGGQKQRIAIARAILRDPAILILDEATSALDAESEHNVKGVLRAVRSESMAKRTVIVIAHRLSTIQAADRIVVMDGGQVVEMGSHRELLHQDGLYARLNRRQADAVA, encoded by the exons ATGGCCGTGCTGATTTGCAGCAGCAATGTCAACTTAATAAAGCCTCGCCTTCTCTCTTCGCCTCACCACCACAAATATAAGCAACGTCGTCTAATCCGTACCTGTAGGAACCTCGTCCGTTTAGACACCGGTACCGGATTTCAATTTTcccttcataataataataataatagaagaagACCGCTTCCCCCaaaatcttcatcttcttcttcatcatcatcagtaAACGGCTATGGCAGTAACATAGAACAGTATTATGGCAGCGAGCAGCGGGTGGAGAGAGAGGAAGGTGTTGAGTTAAACGAGAGGATTCGGAGATTTATCGAGTTTCTTCCGTCAATTTTGCCTGGAGGAAACTGGTGGAGCTTTTCTGATGAGGCGGATATTAAAATTTTGGCCAAACCGGTCACCGTGTGGCGTGCACTTACTCGCATGTGGCACCTTGTGGCTCAGGATCGTTGGGTCATTTTCGCCGCTTTTACTGCTCTCATTGTTGCAGCG CTTTCGGAAATCTCAGTACCGCATTTCTTAACGGCATCGATCTTTTCAGCCCAGACTGCAACCGTTGCAGTATTCCACCGAAATGTGCGTCTCTTGGTTGCCCTATGTGTTGTAGCTGGAATTTGCAG TGGAATACGGGGTTGTTGTTTTGGCATTGCAAATATGATCCTG GTGAAGCGAATGAGGGAAACATTATATTCTGCTCTTCTTCTCCAG GATATATCATTTTTTGACAATGAAACAGTCGGTGATTTGACAAGCAGGCTTGGGTCAGATTGTCAGCAAGTGTCTCgtgttattggcaatgatcttAATTTGATCTTGCGCAATGTCCTACAG GGTACAGGTGCATTGATCTACTTGATAATTTTGTCCTGGAAACTTGGTTCATTCACACTGTTGATATGCACAACTTTAGCAGCAGTGATGCTGATCTACGGCCA GTACCAGAAGAAGGCCGCAAAGTTGACTCAAGAGTTCACTGCTTCTGCTAATGAA GTGGCGCAAGAGACATTCTCTTTGATGAGGACAGTTCGTATTTATGGAACAGAAAAAGTTGAACTTGGAAG GTACAAGCTGTGGCTGGAGAAATTGGCTAATATAAGCTTGCGACAAAGTGCTGCGTATGGATTTTGGAATTTGAGTTTCAACACTCTTTATCACTCAACTCAg gtcaTTGCGGTGCTAGTAGGAGGAACGTCTATTCTGGCTGGTCATATTACGGCAGAGCAACTTacaaagtttatattatacagcGAATGGCTGATATATTCTACATGGTGGGTAGGGGATAATTTATCATCCCTAATGCAATCCATTGGGGCAAGTGAAAAGGTCTTCCAATTGATGGATCTATTGCCAAGCGACCAATTCTTATCAAAAG GATTAAAGTTGCAAAGGCTGATGGGACATATAGAGTTTGTAAATGTGGCTTTCTACTATCCTTCAAGAGAAATG GTTCCTGTACTGCGACATGTAAACATTTCAGTGCATCCTGGTGAAGTGCTTGCAATT GTTGGTCTTAGTGGAAGTGGGAAAAGCACCATAGTGAATCTGCTGCTTCGCCTTTATGAGCCAACAAATGGTCAG ATTTTAATTGATGGCTTCTCTCTTGGAGAGTTGGATATCAAGTGGTTAAGGGAGCGGATTGGATATGTTGGGCAG GAACCAAAACTATTCCACATGGATATCAGTTCAAACATTAGATATGGATGTACACGGGATATAACGCAGGAGGATGTTGAGTGGGCTGCAAAGCAGGCATATGCTCATGAGTTCATTTCGTCTCTTCCCAGTGGTTACAAAACACTTGTTGATGATGATCTGCTCAGTGGGGGTCAGAAGCAGCGAATTGCCATTGCTCGTGCTATTCTTCGGGACCCAGCCATTTTGATCCTTGATGAAGCCACTAGTGCACTGGATGCAGAGAGCGAGCACAATGTTAAG GGTGTACTTCGTGCTGTTAGAAGTGAATCAATGGCAAAGAGAACTGTAATTGTTATTGCACACAG GCTCTCCACCATTCAAGCTGCTGACCGGATAGTGGTAATGGATGGTGGTCAAGTTGTTGAG ATGGGCAGTCACAGGGAACTTCTCCATCAGGATGGGTTATATGCACGATTGAATAGACGACAGGCTGACGCTGTGGCATGA